The genomic window CGCTGCCCCAAGCCGGTGATCGCCGCGGTGAACGGCTTCGCCCTGGGCGGCGGCTGCGAGCTGGCGATGCACTGCGACATCATCGTCGCCGGTGAATCGGCGCGCTTCGGCCAGCCGGAAGTGAAGCTCGGCCTGATGCCCGGCGCCGGCGGCACCCAGCGGCTGATCCGCGCGGTGGGCAAGTTCCAGGCAATGCGCATCGCCCTGACCGGCTGCCTGATCAAGGCGCCCGAAGCCCTGGCCATCGGCATGCTCAGCGAAGTGGTGGAAGACGCCCGTACGCTGCCCCGCGCGCTGGAACTGGCCGCCGAGATCGCCGCGCTGCCGCCGCTGGCCGTGGCGCAGATCAAGGAGGTGATGCTCGCCGGCGCCGACCTGCCGCTGGACAGCGCCCTGACCCTGGAGCGCAAGGCCTTCCAGCTGTTGTTCGATTCGAAGGACCAGAAGGAGGGCGCCGCCGCCTTCCTGGAAAAACGCCAAGCCAGCTTCCTGGGAGAATGAGCATGACCCTTTCGTTTGGCAGCGAGCGCATCCAGCGCATCGCCATCGTCGGCACCGGCGTCATGGGCAGCGGCATCGCCCAGATCGCCGCCCAGGCCGGCATCCAGGTAAAACTCTTCGACGCCCGCGAGGGCGCCGCGCAAGCCGCCCGCGACCACCTCGGGCAAACCCTCGCCAAGCTGGCGGAGAAGGGCAAGATCACCGCCGACGAGGCCGACGCCACCCTGGCGCGTCTGCAGGTTGCCGGCTCGCTGGGCGAGCTGGCGGATTCCGACCTGGTGGTCGAGGCGATCATCGAACGGCTGGACGCCAAGCAGGCGCTGCTGGCCGAGCTGGAGGCGGTGGTCAGCGCCGACTGCATACTCGCCACCAACACCTCGTCGCTGTCAGTCACCAGTATCGCCCGTGGCTGCCAGCGCCCGCAGCGGGTGGCGGGTTTCCACTTCTTCAACCCGGTGCCGCTGATGAAGGTGGTCGAGGTCATCGACGGCCTGGCCGGCGATCCGCAGGTCGGCGATTGCCTGATAGCGCTGGCCACGCGCATGGGCCACCGCGGCATCCGCGCCAAGGACACCCCCGGCTTCATCATCAACCATGCCGGCCGTGCCTACAGCACCGAAGCACTGCAGATGCTCAAGGAAGGTATCGCCGAACCGGCCGACATCGACCGCATCCTGCGTGAGGGCCTGGGCTTCCGCATGGGCCCGCTGGAGCTGTTCGACCTCACCGCGCTGGACGTGTCGCACCCGGTGATCGAAACCATCTACAACCAGTTCTACCAGGAGCCGCGCTATCGCCCCGCGGCGCTGACCCGGCAGATGCTCGAGGCCGGCTTCGTCGGGCGCAAGGCCGGCCGTGGCTTCTACCGCTACGCCGACGGCAAGATGATCGACCCGCCCGCGCCGCAGCCGGTGCCGAGCGTGACGGCCATGCCGCCGGTGTGGATCGGCGCGGAGAACGACCCGGATCGCCAACGCCTCGGCGAATTGTTGAAGAGCCTAGGCGCGAACCTGGAGCAGGGCGCCGAGCCGAGCAGCGAGGCGCTGTGCCTGCTCGCTCCCTATGGCGTGGATGCGACCACGGCCTGCCAGCACTTCGGCACCGACCCGGCGCGCACCCTGTGTATCGACCTGCTGCTGGACCTGCAGCGCCACCGCTGCCTGATGCAGAACCCGGCGACCTCCAGCGCCATGCGCGATGTTGCCCATGCGCTGCTCGCCTCTGACGGCGTCGGCGTCACGGTCATCAACGACAGCGTCGGCTTCGTTGCGCAGCGCGTCCTGGCGCTGATCGTCAACCTGGCCGGCGACATCGTC from Pseudomonas sp. GCEP-101 includes these protein-coding regions:
- a CDS encoding 3-hydroxyacyl-CoA dehydrogenase; its protein translation is MSMTLSFGSERIQRIAIVGTGVMGSGIAQIAAQAGIQVKLFDAREGAAQAARDHLGQTLAKLAEKGKITADEADATLARLQVAGSLGELADSDLVVEAIIERLDAKQALLAELEAVVSADCILATNTSSLSVTSIARGCQRPQRVAGFHFFNPVPLMKVVEVIDGLAGDPQVGDCLIALATRMGHRGIRAKDTPGFIINHAGRAYSTEALQMLKEGIAEPADIDRILREGLGFRMGPLELFDLTALDVSHPVIETIYNQFYQEPRYRPAALTRQMLEAGFVGRKAGRGFYRYADGKMIDPPAPQPVPSVTAMPPVWIGAENDPDRQRLGELLKSLGANLEQGAEPSSEALCLLAPYGVDATTACQHFGTDPARTLCIDLLLDLQRHRCLMQNPATSSAMRDVAHALLASDGVGVTVINDSVGFVAQRVLALIVNLAGDIVQQRIASVDDLDEGVRRGLGYPQGPLAWGDSVGPARLLHILERMTGLTGDARYRPGPWLRRRAALGLSLRHAEPALG
- a CDS encoding enoyl-CoA hydratase; translated protein: MNTSVVHLDIRADGVAVVRIDRPEAKNALNAAVRQQLAEHFRALSDNPAVRAVVLTGGEACFVAGADIREFAQASPIEMYRRHTELLWEAISRCPKPVIAAVNGFALGGGCELAMHCDIIVAGESARFGQPEVKLGLMPGAGGTQRLIRAVGKFQAMRIALTGCLIKAPEALAIGMLSEVVEDARTLPRALELAAEIAALPPLAVAQIKEVMLAGADLPLDSALTLERKAFQLLFDSKDQKEGAAAFLEKRQASFLGE